A region of the Patescibacteria group bacterium genome:
CGTTTAGAACCTGTTATGGATCGGAAAACTGCGAGGCGTATTCTGATTGGGAAAATGTAACTCACAATCTAAAATCATTCACAAAATTGTGTTCGGAAGACACGGTGGGATGTGAAGCACTAATTGATACACAGAATAACAGTAATCCGTTTACACAGGTATACGGCAGTGGAGTGCTTAGCGCCGAAACTATTCCGATTGATCAAGTGGTTACACTGATTAATGATCCGGATAAATATTGTGCTGCCGAGGATAAAGGGTGTAAAAAACTCGGTAAACCAATCATTGATGCGAATAACAATCTTGTTTCTTATGAAGATACCTATTTAAAGGACAACCCGGAAGATTATGATGATATCTGGTGTGGTCAAACCGAGGTAGGTTGTGAGGAATACGGCTTTTCAGATAGCGGTGGTAAAACATTTTTCAAACAACCAAACGGCCGGACGTGTGAATACAAGCAACTACTGGGGACATATGAATTTAATTGGTATGTTGTCGGCACCGAAGAGGTCTGCGATCAGACACCAACTCCGCCTAATCCGGCGATTCCAGCATTTGTTTGTACGGAAGGAGCACTAGGCGGACCGCCGGCAGGGACAATTTGTGATCCGGAAAATCCAGTCGCCTGTACAGGATCAAGCACCTGCATACCGTGGGTCGGTTTGTGCGACTCGAAAGCTAACGGATGCACGGCGTATAGCGATCCGATGGATCCGGTTGGCTGTCAGCCAAACTGCCCGTTTGAAAACGGAGCGTTTTATGATGAAAATTGCGTGGAGACGCCGGGCGGACTTCCGGGATGTGCGACATACTACAATATAAAATCAACAGTTGATTCAACCAGTTGTAACGGTGTGGTCAACGAAGAAAAGGGATGTAAGCTGTTTAGTGACACGCAACAATCTCTCAACTATTCAGCGGATTTAAGTCCGGATGGTATAAAAAATTATTGTGATCTTACTGATCCATCAACTTATGGAAATGAATGCGATGTTGATGCTGATTGCGGAACCGGAATTTGTTTCCCGAATCCGGAATTTGGAGCGCCGGTATTGGGCAGAGACGGCACTTGCGTCGGCGGGACGAACCCGGGTGATCCTTGCACTAATGCAGCGGATTGTCTTGATGCAGGTGTCTGTGATCCATATGCCATTACTGCCGAGAGTCCGTCGCTTGATTCCAACACTGTATTGAAGGTGAAAAGAGACCGGGTTTGTGAAGAATGGCTATATTGTAAAACTTCATTTGAAGTGGACGACGAAACGGATACCGACGGTGACGGCAAAACAAAAGAAGATGTTTGTTTTGAAATCGGTCTGTGCGATGAGGCTGGGTCAAACGGTTCCTGTGCCAGCACGATTGATACGGCGCCGGTCAATGTAACCGGCGATACCCCGGCGTATCCTCTGGATGAATTCCAGAACCTTTCCGGTTTTGTCAGCGCCGGTCTGCATTATGGCTGTCGAACCGACCATTCTGTGGCTTGCACGGTTGCCACCGAAGCTACTGCCTGCGCCGGCTATGGGGATGAATGCGATATTATTGAAGGATACTATCCTTATTCGGAGATGTATGAAGTAGGGTTGGGCGGAGCGGTAACCAAGGATTTGGTACGTTTTGGCAATTTTGAATCTGACGCATTATCCCAGTTTATGGTTTGTAGTTCAGATATGGGGAATAAAGATTCTTCTTGTATTATAAATGAACACTGTATACCAGATGAGGATTCGCCAACTGATCCTGATTGTCTTGATGTAAATGATGAACAAACATGGACAACTCTTTACCCGAATATTGGAATGGACAGTGCTATTTCAGTTGTTGAAGGAGATACGATCAAAGATGGAAATGCGGCACTCGATGAAAACAACTATCTGCTTTATACGGCAGGATCACTGGGGGTGTGCGATAGTGACTCAACTAACGAAGGAACGCTATGTACCCTAGCCGGTACTGAATGTACTGGCGGGGGACTTTGTTCGTTCACTGGATTGGGTGTGAAGACCAGCTTGGGAACGAATATATTAAATAAAGCTGAATATATTGCCAGTCTTGATTTCCGATTTATCAATATGCCTGAAGCAGGGCAGGAACAAATTTCAATCTCTCTTGCACAAATTGATAGTTTCACCGGCAATATTGTTGGAGAAAATATTTTAGGCTATTTCGATGGTTCAACCGGCTGGACGGAGCAAATTCTGAAACCGGTGGTGGTTACGGGTATACCGGATGAAAATGCGGAAACTTTCCTTTTGATTAGAAGTATGAGTGGTAATGTTCCCTTTGCTATCGATAATGTTTCTATGAAGCCGGCACTGACAGTGAAAGCATCTGAATCAGCCGGAATTCGTGGTGATTATTACACTCTTATCTATGATAATTCAGGTATTCCCGGTCTGTCATATAGTTATTCAGGTACAACTACATATACTGGAACTGATCTTCAAATCAATGAATATGAATATTGTGTCCATGGTGATTATGCATATCTACCACCACTTTGTACAGTACATAATGTACCTACAGGGCAAAGATGGTCTACTCCAAATGAGACTACGACATGGAATGGCGGAATCCTAATTGACTCCAGCGGTTTCCATACGGTATTTGTGAATATTAACGACGGTTTCAGGCTCTATGTTGATGATATGGTTACACCAATATTTGACCAATATGGCGGTGGTGTTGCAACTCAAGGGTATATGTTTAGCGGATATTTTACCGCCGGGTGGCATCCTATAAAACTCGAGTGGATTAATAATGGAGATGACGGCGGTGTGCAGCTAGGGAGTGTGGCCGGTACTTATACAAACAATGATTGTAATGGAACCATTCTTCCTAATTTCTGCCAGCGCTATTTTGACGGTGTTGATCAAGGACCAATCGGAGCGGATATTGCTGATGGTGCTCGCGATTTCCCGATACCTTTGAATTATATAATCGGTCCAAGCCATCTGACAACACAACTTGATAGGGTATTCGGCACATATTTAGGAACGCATGTCAGTGAGTATCTGGATTACGATGCCGCGAGCATGGGCCCGCACTTGATTGACGTAACTGGTGCAGATGAGAAAATAGCGGTGCGCTGGACCGGAAAACTGCTAGTGGAAACAGCCGGTAATCATCAGTTCCAACTGCAACACGACGACGGAGTTAGGTTCTTTATAGATGACCTCGATACGCCAATCCCAGCTTCAAATGTGTGGAGTGATGGGAGTGGTACGGTTACATTTACTGTCAATGGACTTGATACCGGATCGCATCCAATAAAAATAGAATATTACCAAAATGAAGGAAATTCCAGTTTAAGTTTCTTATGGCAACCACCGGGAGCACCGGGGATGACAGTCGTTCCGACAACAAATTTATCAACGACAGATGGTGATCAACAATATATCAAACGCTCCTGCCGTGCTTATCCTAGGGAGGATTCGGAAGTCTGCCAATATACCAACAGCGACCTGGTGCAGTTCAACGGCTGGCAGGGGTACTGTATTGAGACAGACCCGACCAACCCGAATAAATGTATCACCTGGTGGCCGGTAGATGCGATCTCCGGCGAGTCCAGTGTATTCGGTACAGTGGAACCGGCCGGTTATCAAGGCAGGAGACCTCTTTATATGTGCGTGGAGTCAACTGGTAATTATAATGAAACAAGTACGTTTAATGACTTAATGGTTAATGGCGCGCAGTCATCTTGTCCGGATGATGAAGAGGGAGACATTAACATGCCGGTTTCAGAAATGCTCGGTCAGTTTTATGGGTATCGTCATCCGATAAAAACAAATTGGGCAAATATTCAGGCTGGTGCGGATAGTGATTGTGATGGTGGAGAAGATACAGCCTGTGGCATGGTAGAGAATCATGCTCCTTGTAGAGTAATTGGTGGAGGAACAAGCGCGAATCTCTATGGCTTTTGCGGCTGTACTGGTGGGGCAACAATGAGTTATTTAGTTGTCGATGCTTTAGAACAGGATAAATTCTATGAATGGGAAATAGACCGAATTGAATGGACGGCACAAAGATCAAGTCATGGCGATTGGCCACAGGGTCAAACAACTTGGATCGCAAATAAAGCAAATGATTGGACAGTGCAGGGAGATGAAAGTAACTGGTTCAAAGATAAAGACGCATCGATTGAATGCGGTTCTCAAAACTGTTTCAATTTCAAAGTAAATTTTGACGGTAATCAATTGTTAGACAGTTTCAGAGTGCATATGGTTGATGGAAGTCAAGCTTGGGGTGGTATGTGGGTAACAGGTACGATATATTTGCGTGATGTTTGTAAGGAAGTCGCTAAAGTTGTCAGTTCAACCGACGACAGTGCATGGGCGCAAAGAACAGCATCTGCCAGCTCATATATCATTCAGGACCTTTTATATTCTTACAGTTCTGACGCTGCACCGTTTGGCGCAATGGTTGCCGGAGCAGGTGCTGATCCGGGTGAATCGTGGGGCAAAGATTCTTCTGGTCTACTACCGGTATTACTTGAAGGACTTGATAGTTCACCATCGCCTGCAGTAAACAACACCAGGCTGGGGCAGTCGTACAGCTGTAGTGCAAGATGTAATAATAGCCCCACTACTTATTGTGAAGTAAACGCGGATTGTCCTCTAGGTGGTTTATGCGATCGTACCAGTTGTGTGCCAAAAGTTTGTTTTGGTGGAGCTAACGATTCAGTACATCGCAGTGTACAATATTCCTGTTCTTCGGATGCGGATTGTCAGGGAACAGAAGATGATCGCGCAGTCTGTGTAGGAGTTGGTTTATGTAGTGGTGATCAGACGATTGAATGTACGACTGATACAGATTGCGGAACAGCAGGTTCATGTGTTGGCGCTGATGCGAAGCTGAAGGGTGATGGGCCAGTAAATACAGGAAATGCATGGGCTCTAGAAAGGTTACAAAGAATATTTGCCAATGTCTATGGATCATGGCGCTGGGATGATGCAACTGGTTCTTATGTTGATGTCCCTGATTTTGGCGGTTCGTGGAGACAGGTATGGAATGATAAATTCGATAATATGGTTTTATGTAATTTAAACGGAACAGGACCGCGCCCAATTTGGCCAGGACCAGAAACTGACTACTGCGCGATTTTACCGAAGGTTAGTAATATACTGGTCAACGGAACAACCGGCGATGTGGTGATGAATGGTGGAGGTTCAGTTACACTGTCGTTTACCAGTTTTGTTGATGCTGAGCAGGAGGAGTTGAAGAATATAATTGTGGACTGGGGTGATGGTTCAACGCCAACCTCTATTGTGTGGAATGGCGCGCCGAAATCTGATCCGAGTCAACCGCATCTATTCTCACATACCTATGATGATGTTGTTGGTCCAGGGGCGGGGGAATACCAGATTGAAATCATGCTGAAAGACAATTGGGGTTTCTGCAACAATGCTGTTTTGCCTCCGGGTCCAAATTATAGACAATGTGATATTAATGGATTATTTCCTTACCATGAGTATACAGAATATGACGGTATAATCCGTGTCTACCCAAGCTAAGCAAAATAAATAATGTTCAGAAAGAATTTTTCTCGATTCAGAAAAGCACTGTTACCAATTATTGGTGTATTGCTTTTAGTTGTGTTTGTCGGGTTGTTGATGCCAGGGGAAACAAAAGCAAATTGGGTTGCAGATGGATTTATCAGTGTCATTGGTTCGTTCGGCGGTAAAATACTGGAGTTACTCGGTGCATTGCTCGGTCTGCTGATTGAAATGACGATCAAGATATTCCGCTTCAATAATTTCGTCAATATGAAAGCTCCACCGGCGGTGCATATCGGTTGGACAATCGTCAGAGATCTGTCCAACATGATGTTTATCGTAATACTGATCGTGATTGCTTTCGGTACCATTATGAAGATCCAGGCATACCATGCCCGCAGTCTTTTGACGAAAATGATTATCATGATAATCCTGATAAATTTCAGCAAGACAATCACAGGATTGTTTGTGGATTTCTCACAGGTGATCATGCTGACATTTGTGGATTCGTTCAGTGATTCAGCTCCGATTGTGCTTACGGTCGGCCTGAATTTGAATCAAATGGTCAGTTTTGCCAAGGAAACGGATGGAAAATTAGGGGTTGTATCTGTGCTAGTTGCGGTTTTTCTGGCTAACGCCATGCTGGTGGTCGCGATTGCGGTCATCCTTGCCATGCTGGTTATCCTTATCTATAGAATCCTGAATATTTGGATTTTAGTTATACTTTCCCCGATAGCTTATGTTGCATCGGTCCTACCTAACACGTCGCGGTATGCCTCCAGATGGTGGTCGGAGCTGGGAAAGAATCTCTCATCCGGACCGATTTTGGCTTTCTTTTTATGGTTGTCGCTTTCCATCATTTCCACCAGCGCCGGTGCGCCGATTGATTTATCTGATCCGAGCATTGGTGGAATAACCAACGAACCTATTTCTGATGAGCTTGATGATACACAACTGCCGAAAGGTGCTTCGGCAATTATGAATACTCAGAACATGTTCAACTACATAATTACCATCGCCCTTTTATTAACCGGAATCATGTTGACACAAGAGTTAGGGGTGATGGGAGGAAGTACAGCTGCTAAATTCCCGGCTATGGCGAAAAAAATCGGCATGGGCGCCGTCACCAAGCCGTTTAGTAAAGGATCACAAGCATGGGCATGGGGTGCCAGAAAGATCAGAGCCGGCGGAATAGGCAAGAAGAATGCGGAAGGAAGGGGTTTTATGCAAGGAGTTGATCTGAATCCGGCAAGTGTGCTTCGCACCATGAAGGGTGGTTTTGACCGAAAACGCGATCAGGAAGAACGTACAGGAAGGGTTGAAACCGGCAGAAGGCTGGAACAAGGAGGATTTACGGGAGGGATATTGGGGGCGGGATCATCATCCTGGGTGGATAATTATGCCCAAGGGTTTTTATATAATAAAGGTATTAAGCATCTGTTTAAAGGAAAGCAAGGTGATATTACGGCTATGGATACGGAAAGACACCGCCAGGAAGAAGAAATGAAAAAACTGCAGGAAATGAGTCAACAGCAAAATACCACGGAAGCATATACTGATATAGCTGGTGGCGATTTGGATCATGCCGTTGGGGAGGTTGAGAGTATTGATTTTGAAATTAAAGGGATAAAAGTTCAGGCCGAGGCGGCAGATAACGTTTATCATACACCCGATAATCTGGATGCGGAGGCATTGGAAATTGAAAATCAAGTTAGTAGCGGTATGTTGTTACCGGGTGATATTAAATCACTTGAAGCGCAATCAAAAGTCCTCCGTAAGCAATCTGCAGATACCGGGGACATTAAACTTTCTGAAGAGGCGGATGCAATTGATGTAAGGATCGGGGCCGGTGTGTTGTCTGATGACGAAAAAGGTTATCTTGCAGAATCCGCCAAAGCTAAACGTGCGGAAGCTAATCGACTCCGTGAAAGTCGCAGATTGGCAGAGGGCCAAGAGAAACCGTCCGATCTGGACGATCAGGCATTTCAGATCCAGAATACAATTAGTTCTGGTGTTTGGACGCCGGAACAAATACAATCAATCAAAAGAGAAGCCAATGATAAACGTGAGGAAGCAGAAGTAATCAGAAGAGAAGATCCTACTGGGGCTGATGCAGTGGCACAAGCAAGGGTGGCTGCCTTGGAAAAAGAAGCTGGTGAAATAGATACACTAGTTGATCCGGCTGCAAAGAAATTGGATGAAATGGAAGAGCTCAAAGCAAAAGCTAAAGCCAAACGTGATGAAGCAGCAGCAACTACGGATACTACAAAGCAAATAGCTTTGGAAAAAGAAGCGGTTGATATAGAGGCAGAAATCAAAGATGTTGAAGTATCGCCGGGAGAAAGTTCGCGACTATTTTCGATTGCTGAAGCTAAACGCAAGGATTCAGAAAAACTACGAGCCGTAGAACCGGCAGAAAGAATAGCGGAATTGAGTGCCCGACGAGAAAAAGCAATAGCGGAAAAAGCAAAGAAACAGTCGGAGTTAGACGAATTCAACAATATGACAGATGGGATAGATGCTAGTGGTAAAAAAGTAACAAGATCGGAAAGACAGCGTGAATTTGCACGAGCTAGACTGAAAGAAATGGCTGCGGAAAAGGAAGCGGCCCGCCAAGCTCTGTTGGATGGTGGACTTAGCGATGCTCAAAAAGATGACAGAAATAGTCAAATCAAAGCTAAAGACATAAAGATAAAAGTAGTTACTGATGATATAAATAGGAAAGCTGCTTTAGGCGAAAGTACAGATCTTTTGAGAAAAATGCTGGCAGAGCTGAAAAAAGACAGAAACGCTTTACAAGTTGATGAAACTACGGGAAAAGTTAGCGATAACGCCAAGGCAACTGACAAAGAAAGAGAAGCCAACGAGCCGCAGATAGAATTTTTGAAAAAAGAAGCGGATAAATTCAATGAAATCGCAGGCAGGGAAGATATGGATGAGACTGTGCGGAAAAACTATGCGGACGAAGCAGCAAAAAAACATAAAATAATTGTTGATCTTGAGGAAAGAATCAAAGAAGAATCCGCCTTTCGCCCGATCGACTTTTTAGCAAACTTAGAAAGAAGAAGCATGGTTAGTGAAGCAGCAAGAAAGATAGATACTACTAACGAAGACGAATTGATGGCATTGATGCAAAATGCTGTTGCGAGGGGGAATGTAACAGATGCATCTGCGGTGGCAATGTCGGCGGCAAAAGCAGCGCATTTAAATGAAGTGGTTATGGATCATCGTGCGCAATCGGACTGGTATGAAGATGTGGACGGCAAGCTTACAACAATTAAGTCAGATGGGGCTAGGATGGTTTTCAAAGCCGGCCAGTCCATGTCAGCCGGTATTGAGGGCCTGCATGTATTTATGAATGAAATATTTGAGAAACAACTGGGCTATAGTCATCAATCTACATTGGCGCTGGAGAGTGATTTATCGAGCGCGGCGGAACATGTTGAACATTGGACTTTTGGACAAGCAGTTGGCACATCTCCTGATGGTCAGTTTAAGCAGAGATCCCGCGCGGAACAAGGCGCGAGAGTGGCGACAGAAAGATCCAAAAGAGATCCCGCAGCTTTATACCGCCTCGGTAACCGGCTCTCACTTTCTACTGAAATGTGGAAGGATGACTCCGACCATACTAAAGGACGCGAGTCGGTACTCAATGAATATGCTGTTCCGGAAATTATGAATTGGCAAAGATATTCATTTCTTGCTGAGAGACAGAATATAAATGCTAATGCGGCAAAGCATTTACTTGGTGAAAGAAATAAACCGCTATTTGACCTTATGAGGGAAAAGGCAATAAGTAAAGGTACATTTGATGGGGATGTGAAGGCAGGAGGAAAGGGTGGATTCAGAAAATTATACGATGACTTACTAATACTTGCTCAATCGGAGGATAAGGAAAGCGGAACTCAGGCTGATATTAGAAGATCACAACAATTGATGAGGAGTTTACGTATGTTAAAGTAAAGGGATAATAATATGACTGATAAAATAAATACAAATAATATACCGGATTTAGAAGATTTAAAATTACTTGAAAAATACAAGGAATATATTGATTATGTTGAATTTAACAACGAGATAGCACTGGCCAAAGATATCTCCGACATGCTGCTTGCTCTGTTCGGGCATACCCCGAATTTCAATGTAAAAAATCCGGATTTATTTAAGGAATATCAGTCTATTTTAATCCGCGCGCGCTGGGTCGCTCTTCCACTTCTGAAAGACCCGGATGTATTGGAGATGTTTGAAAAATATTACATGGAAGGGATGGCAATGTCGGAATTGGTGGATATCCAGGAAAAACTGAAAATTAATTTATTGAATCACTTATTACCGGAGGATCGGGATAAGCTGAAACTGGCAATCAGAAAAGCTTTGGAAAGAAATGTCCAGTTAATAACGAAAGACAAGCTTCAGGCGGATGAGGAAAAAAGAGATCCGACAATTGCAAATTGGATTTTGGATTTTACTTCAGAATTGGGGACCAATATGTTTGACCGGGTAAAGGAGAACCAATATTTTGTAAATGGAAATAATACAAAAAAACTGTCAGAAACGGAAAAAACAAATCTGAGAGTACTACTTAATATCTATCGCCGTTGTGGCAGATCGTCTTTGACTCTTGAGGGAAATGAAGAACCAATTCCAGTTGATACAGAAAACAGAGTCGGTACCATCCGCGAAGGCCAGTTTGAAGAGATAAAAATGAAGGATTGGATAGCATTGGTGGAAAAGATGAAAAGTATCCGTAACATGAATTATAATGTTGATGATGCGCCGGCGGAAATGACCGAAACGGAGAAAGAATTACAGCGGGAAAAACTGATTATGGAATTTCTCGGATCAGAAGGGGAGAGGATTATGATCCATAACGAGGAGAACAGCCTCGAGGAGACTAGTAATACAGGATTACAGGCGCTTGTTTCGATACTGATGGATGCGGTAGATCGGAAAGATAAATACAAAGCAATAGCTGCATTGCGCGTAATCGCGGATAAGGGTAATTTGACGGAAGAATTTAAACTGAATGAAAGAGTCAGCGCATTGGCTAAAGAAATATTGCAAAAGCAATACAAACCGGAAATAACCGCTGATTTTCAGCGTAATGGTTTCACGGCGCCCTATTTAAGTATATTTCTACAGCATATATTCCGGGAGAAAATGAATCTGGATGATGCGGAGTCCGCCCGATTTGGCGTACAGCTGGAAAATATTTTGGTGGAAAAGGGGCAGACATCCGTACAGGGGATGGTCTATGGTGATTTGATGAGCGGAAAATATATGTGGCAAGCAATAAAAGATGAAGGAGTTAAACTGTCAATTCCGGATCAGATCTAGTTACTTATTGGCAACTAAAAAACAGACTGGAAAGCCTGTTTTTTGTTGGGTTTACAATTAATTAGTCAGGAGTAAAATGTAATTATAATGCGAAGAATATATATTCTATCAGAAAAAAATATAGCTGAGTATTTATTGAACCAAGTCAATAAATCGCTTCCTTTCAGGTTATTAAAAATTACCGAAGTCACGGAGATAACTAAATATACTAACGCTAGTTTTGTTTACCGGGTGCACTGCATTACCAATCAGGGGAAAAAGACTTTATTTCTTAAGCAGTCAGATGGTTATACGAAAAGAAACAGGAGAATTCGCGTGGATCCCGAGAGGGTAATAATTGAAGGAGAAAAGCTGAAGTTATTAGAATCATTGTTTGGTAAAGGAATTGTGCCTTTGGTATTATATGTTGATCTGAAAAATTATATTTTGGTGATGGATGATATTCAGGGGAAAAAGAAGATACTGATCGAAGAATTTGATCAGCATAAAGTGTATCCTCAGCTGGCACGGAAATTTGGCATTTTTTTTGGCACTCTGCACGGTAAAACATATAACACCCCACCCGTTTTCAACCGCTCGGCCTGGCAAAAAAGAATTTATCGTCTATGGAGAAACTGGATTCTATTTGGAGCGAAAAAGATCCTGCCCGATAAAACAATTCGTGCGTTTATCCGACAGTCTGATCGGGCAAAAAAATCCTTGATCTGGGGAGATCCGGTCAACAAAAATATCTTTGTTAATCGGCAAAATTTTTCGGTACTGGATTTTGATTTTGCTATGTATCACGATCCTGCTCTGGATAACGGGGTGTTTCTGGCGCACTGGGTTATAAAAATGTTGGAAGGAAAAAAGAAAATTGCCATTGATTGCCGGAATTTTATCATAAATTTCACCAAAGCATATCTTAAAACAACTATGACCATGGGTTTGTCAGTGCAAGAGCGCGACGGCATTATGAAAAGAACCATTGTCTGGACGGGTGTTTACATGGTCTCTCGTACGGACGGGCGGTCGGGCTCTTATTACAAAAAGTCACCGGTCTGGGAAAGCCAAATCAGAGAAACAGGTTTGGCGCTAATTACAAAGAAAAAAAATAATACCGCTGATTGGTTTAGAAAAGCTTTGACAAAATAAAACACCCCGCGCACCGTACCAAAATCAATCAGTACGAAACGCGGGGGAAAAGGTGAGGGCGCCAGGTTTTACGCCAAGGCGCCAGCGAAAAGGAGCAGGGTGCCGATCGTGGCGAAAGGTCCATCACCGCGATGGTTCTTTACCGAAATCAGCAGACACGCTAGTGCGAGCACTAGCACGATAGGCTTGACGAAGCGCATTGTCAGCCTTCCTTGGTGAGGAATTCCACGGCCATCTCTTCGTTTTCGTGGAAGGCCAGCCATTTGTCGGCCGGCGACCACAGGCCGAGCGTCCGCAGAGCGTACATTTGGTCACGCGACCAACCGAACAGCACGACCTTCTTGGCCCGTCCCTCCTTGGCCAGAGACTTGCGGTTCCAAGCGAGGATCGGCACAAGGTGTGCGATGGTTCCTTCGCGACCGGAGAAGAACAGGAAAGCGTCGGATCGGGACGCCCAGATGCCGAGACGAAGGCTCCAGGTGACGAAAGGATCCGCCACGCCTCCTTGACGGTATTCCCTCGGAAGGGATTGGGCGATGATGTTGCAGTCCGTGATCGTCCGAATACTCCCGACATGGACAGTGCGGAGGGGAGCCGCAATGTGACCATGACAGAGGATGCCAGACTCATCAAAGATCCGGACGAGATCGCCCTGGATGCCCACGTTGGCTTCCCAGCGCTTCTGATTGAGAAGTATCGCGATTTTCATCGCGGCTTCAGCAAAGCTACCGCCACCGAGGTCGCGGTCCCCCTGAATGAACACTCTTTTTCCCATTGTCACTTGCCTCCGGGACGGTGGTGATTCTAAACCAGCCAGAATAATTTCTGGACTAGTTGTGCTCTATGTCAATGTGCCAGTAAAATGGGCACTCCTCTAAAAACGAATTATTTCACTTTC
Encoded here:
- a CDS encoding PA14 domain-containing protein yields the protein MPSNQKNPKRHFKKSIFGVFIFVAFFVQLFLLAPKPANAIFGVGDVTFSTVIGDIPAKLWNAVTSAVKKSGDIAYKNALKTFTQQLAYDAAVKIASGAAGQQPLFNTKPFSKSITDAANAAVGDYLDQITTAAWGKSLCDIDPKLKISIQASINVDLGYAGPPRQAKCTLSSITSRLGKKSLNDFYEVDAKLGFAIKGVDPAQLSQALLKGFPEMFGEDQAEISQYLSVYRGAMTEKEKAEKAEEAKQAKDFNNLVSAITGDTKTPAAQVEAVAEVALTETTTPEKVTTGSIIADMIGVFSNTLVKKYMEFILVKGLNPNADSTGSVQGKFGRTSGIAAAEAKFASFNQPSLGAGGSVDILNTLSTCPTDFAEPENCAIDPSFRTAVEQQLRLEEAIESGYINGDKPFGYGDGGAQLNYQEGYPYRSLVLLRRYRVIPVSWELAASYVREFGGGTKTLNELIREYDDPASQYYQLIDPDWVLKAPATMCVNSGYNETFLFDEYIDEDGINETPKIRQIQRNTSCVDDQSCIVEDGNGNCQQYGYCTKEDPIWRFNGESCPDYYNTCTTYTNRQGQPASYLAKTLDFNGCSADNVGCQWYCSEYNTTDERWECYYNDDGAAGTEDYGYWNYDPNSPGGGIAEPALASSWLSHLNANAESCTAGADGCSEFVRTDHGSNLISNASFEYYTGTPDDGNADIFTNSWSAVNGAVTEADTITSLGVSPYSDVTVMNLHSAAVPGPYIIYGIDAGSPVRNRIFTYSFYAMRDPDLINPACTDTARLELLQAVGPALASTTIDNLNDQWQRYQVTYAHPDSFNPAVSYLLLNIVPDTGCNIIIDAAKIEEAESAGQYENYGAINRVYLTGERESCNPDDVGCQNYTPLAGGSVIPGQVRPQDQCDSADVGCKAFEEVKLTNVVPRPDNIERSGMYCYGGANQGNACLVAGDCPAGYCLPAISFVPDTGAQCSAAYVGCEEFTNLDEVSAGGEGKEYYSFLKQCVTPADTDIASYYAWEGDAVAGYQLRAFRLKRSDVGGAFPAPCTHLEVGPTLPLDCEDSLNTVDDCTSEYGINPDCTQFFDSNLNIFYRYKTQTISVTEDCHPERNSIDNLTYYGSPSESRSCPAQFAGCREYLGNAGYNYRQVNYDDFEDGTNQGWSAGVVSPESVMLNGHSLNIASPNPVNKEPLDETLENKKTYMLSFWAKGTSVAPTIRFNHALNNNGYFADADPATFPASVVLTSDWNKYTLGPVNIDTNDYVGNVVPDGLVIEGLAGVNDYFDNIELIETSSSQYLIRGSFRTCYGSENCEAYSDWENVTHNLKSFTKLCSEDTVGCEALIDTQNNSNPFTQVYGSGVLSAETIPIDQVVTLINDPDKYCAAEDKGCKKLGKPIIDANNNLVSYEDTYLKDNPEDYDDIWCGQTEVGCEEYGFSDSGGKTFFKQPNGRTCEYKQLLGTYEFNWYVVGTEEVCDQTPTPPNPAIPAFVCTEGALGGPPAGTICDPENPVACTGSSTCIPWVGLCDSKANGCTAYSDPMDPVGCQPNCPFENGAFYDENCVETPGGLPGCATYYNIKSTVDSTSCNGVVNEEKGCKLFSDTQQSLNYSADLSPDGIKNYCDLTDPSTYGNECDVDADCGTGICFPNPEFGAPVLGRDGTCVGGTNPGDPCTNAADCLDAGVCDPYAITAESPSLDSNTVLKVKRDRVCEEWLYCKTSFEVDDETDTDGDGKTKEDVCFEIGLCDEAGSNGSCASTIDTAPVNVTGDTPAYPLDEFQNLSGFVSAGLHYGCRTDHSVACTVATEATACAGYGDECDIIEGYYPYSEMYEVGLGGAVTKDLVRFGNFESDALSQFMVCSSDMGNKDSSCIINEHCIPDEDSPTDPDCLDVNDEQTWTTLYPNIGMDSAISVVEGDTIKDGNAALDENNYLLYTAGSLGVCDSDSTNEGTLCTLAGTECTGGGLCSFTGLGVKTSLGTNILNKAEYIASLDFRFINMPEAGQEQISISLAQIDSFTGNIVGENILGYFDGSTGWTEQILKPVVVTGIPDENAETFLLIRSMSGNVPFAIDNVSMKPALTVKASESAGIRGDYYTLIYDNSGIPGLSYSYSGTTTYTGTDLQINEYEYCVHGDYAYLPPLCTVHNVPTGQRWSTPNETTTWNGGILIDSSGFHTVFVNINDGFRLYVDDMVTPIFDQYGGGVATQGYMFSGYFTAGWHPIKLEWINNGDDGGVQLGSVAGTYTNNDCNGTILPNFCQRYFDGVDQGPIGADIADGARDFPIPLNYIIGPSHLTTQLDRVFGTYLGTHVSEYLDYDAASMGPHLIDVTGADEKIAVRWTGKLLVETAGNHQFQLQHDDGVRFFIDDLDTPIPASNVWSDGSGTVTFTVNGLDTGSHPIKIEYYQNEGNSSLSFLWQPPGAPGMTVVPTTNLSTTDGDQQYIKRSCRAYPREDSEVCQYTNSDLVQFNGWQGYCIETDPTNPNKCITWWPVDAISGESSVFGTVEPAGYQGRRPLYMCVESTGNYNETSTFNDLMVNGAQSSCPDDEEGDINMPVSEMLGQFYGYRHPIKTNWANIQAGADSDCDGGEDTACGMVENHAPCRVIGGGTSANLYGFCGCTGGATMSYLVVDALEQDKFYEWEIDRIEWTAQRSSHGDWPQGQTTWIANKANDWTVQGDESNWFKDKDASIECGSQNCFNFKVNFDGNQLLDSFRVHMVDGSQAWGGMWVTGTIYLRDVCKEVAKVVSSTDDSAWAQRTASASSYIIQDLLYSYSSDAAPFGAMVAGAGADPGESWGKDSSGLLPVLLEGLDSSPSPAVNNTRLGQSYSCSARCNNSPTTYCEVNADCPLGGLCDRTSCVPKVCFGGANDSVHRSVQYSCSSDADCQGTEDDRAVCVGVGLCSGDQTIECTTDTDCGTAGSCVGADAKLKGDGPVNTGNAWALERLQRIFANVYGSWRWDDATGSYVDVPDFGGSWRQVWNDKFDNMVLCNLNGTGPRPIWPGPETDYCAILPKVSNILVNGTTGDVVMNGGGSVTLSFTSFVDAEQEELKNIIVDWGDGSTPTSIVWNGAPKSDPSQPHLFSHTYDDVVGPGAGEYQIEIMLKDNWGFCNNAVLPPGPNYRQCDINGLFPYHEYTEYDGIIRVYPS